A genomic stretch from Anoplolepis gracilipes chromosome 16, ASM4749672v1, whole genome shotgun sequence includes:
- the LOC140674525 gene encoding uncharacterized protein gives MANWISFILVVTASIIAIAESRVIPAKPTSVMDPNNSSVIFLREKRTVARPYPHRAMMFTGYYRPIRRTGNGGHATGLFAQGNTVGGQAFFSGMHATHLNHGPEPIEEPEVSSAHAQAAPDLDEEHHHHYQHQNEVHRHEEEQYHDHHHHEEEKHHHYHQDPTPQEHHEPEQIIPPTTEIAQSAEEPIATSTERPKVHHTHKKTHKTPVIDDEDEDEDEEDEDDDQSVVPFVPFKGNRRRQKFPHLNNFFPMVFSFPRLASRRGSSGSAPGTITAIANSYSTGKGGVASSVATAYGGSALGKKRRPQPYEE, from the exons ATGGCTAACTGGATTAGTTTTATTCTAGTCGTCACCGCATCGATAATCGCGATAGCAGAATCTAGAGTGATTCCAGCTAAGCCTA CTTCTGTCATGGATCCTAACAACAGCTCCGTTATATTTTTGAGGGAAAAGAGAACCGTCGCCCGTCCATATCCGCATAGGGCGATGATGTTCACCGGATATTACAGGCCGATACGTCGCACGGGTAACGGCGGCCATGCAACGGGCCTCTTCGCGCAAGGAAACACCGTGGGTGGCCAGGCCTTCTTCAGCGGCATGCACGCGACACATCTCAATCATGGTCCGGAACCCATCGAGGAACCGGAAGTGTCCAGCGCCCACGCGCAGGCGGCGCCGGACTTGGACGAGGaacatcatcatcattatcaaCATCAGAACGAAGTGCATCGTCACGAAGAGGAGCAATATCATGATCATCACCATCACGAAGAAGAGAAAcatcatcattatcatcaGGATCCCACGCCTCAG GAACACCATGAGCCAGAACAGATTATTCCGCCAACCACTGAGATTGCCCAATCAGCGGAAGAACCGATCGCAACCAGCACGGAACGACCAAAAGTGCATCATACACACAAGAAGACGCACAAGACGCCCGTTATTGATGATGAAGATGAAGATGAAGACGAGGAAGACGAGGATGATGACCAGTCGGTCGTACCGTTTGTACCTTTCAAGGGCAACCGGCGTCGCCAGAAGTTTCCTCATCTGAACAATTTCTTCCCTATGGTCTTCAGCTTCCCTAGACTGGCCTCTCGTCGTGGATCTTCCGGTTCCGCTCCTGGTACCATCACGGCTATCGCGAATAGTTATTCCACCGGAAAGGGTGGAGTCGCTAGTTCAGTGGCCACTGCATATGGCGGATCTGCTCTCGG AAAGAAGCGACGTCCACAACCATACGAGGAATAA
- the LOC140674526 gene encoding uncharacterized protein, whose amino-acid sequence MSRIAILALVALFVAVAVALPTNPLPPQSQGLQRIIIAASPDVIRFKRSPHGYGRGFGGGFGGGFGGGFGGGYGGGFRGHGGFYGRRGYGGCGGGCGGGYPGYGGGYGGGSFANSGANAGSISTPFGGGSFASSYANAGSGGYGYGR is encoded by the exons ATGTCAAGGATCGCGATCCTTGCGCTTGTTGCGCTTTTCGTCGCAGTTGCAGTTGCATTGCCAACGAATCCCTTGCCTCCGCAATCTCAAg GTCTTCAAAGAATAATCATAGCAGCCTCGCCAGACGTCATTCGTTTTAAACGTTCTCCTCATGGATATGGCCGTGGTTTTGGCGGTGGATTCGGCGGTGGATTCGGCGGTGGATTCGGAGGCGGATACGGTGGTGGTTTTCGGGGACATGGTGGCTTTTATGGCAGACGAGGATACGGGGGATGCGGTGGAGGATGCGGTGGTGGATATCCTGGATACGGTGGAGGTTACGGTGGTGGTTCCTTCGCCAACAGCGGAGCCAATGCCGGTTCGATAAGCACGCCATTCGGCGGTGGTTCCTTTGCATCCTCATATGCTAATGCTGG CTCCGGTGGATATGGATATGGACGATGA
- the LOC140674674 gene encoding uncharacterized protein, giving the protein MEIKFLTIVFTAVAIGVQCRSVELSNIKDLDEEAPANMSEQLRELIASYEKNFAKLVGFAIKLSRDKDNDRREIQFLNQLSSLIDQLTREQSKMNSMYANLDNETNFILQTPNNKPTMTSVNNVKDLIDYMKEIDIIYQDEDVTDEHIRIKRAAEGNKETASFTEERMTNMLNDIQHQLMQIYECLDKLCKKHHLTSTIISEETSNENIFPIGQSKKSIA; this is encoded by the exons ATGGAAATCAAGTTTCTCACGATTGTATTTACTGCTGTCGCGATTGGA gtGCAATGCCGTTCGGTCGAACTTTCGAACATAAAAGACTTag ACGAAGAGGCTCCTGCAAATATGTCAGAGCAACTGAGAGAGCTAATTGCATCATATGAGAAAAACTTTGCAAAACTTGTCGGTTTTGCTATTAAACTAAGCAGAGATAAGGACAATGATAGACGAgag ATACAATTTTTGAATCAACTAAGCTCGCTTATCGATCAACTTACCCGAGAACAATCAAAAATGAACAGTATGTATGCTAACCTTGATAACgaaacaaattttatcttgCAAACACCGAATAACAAGCCGACGATGACGAGTGtgaataatgtaaaagatttaatcGATTATATGAAGGAGATTGATATTATCTACCAAGATGAAGACGTTACTGATGAACATATCCGGAtca aaCGAGCTGCTGAAGGAAACAAAGAAACTGCGTCCTTCACAGAGGAACGAATGACTAATATGCTAAATGATATCCAACATCAACTGATGCAAATTTACGAATGCTTAGACAAGCTATGCAA aaaacacCATTTGACATCAACAATCATCTCGGAAGAAACAtccaatgaaaatatttttcccatCGGTCAGTCGAAAAAATCGATTGCGTAG
- the LOC140674632 gene encoding calaxin-like produces the protein MSERRSATSTGEDQSAVGVGVGVGVGAERATSISVRAGATLMKSVSLFLTSGRKASVNSKRQSTSGKGEPPRRRRRKRMPEGGGARNSAYIVKVIESLKKKTRFSRVELDSLCKLYKKLTTNSNQQQVERSISIGRRPQSRSAVEGIDRSIFRELLHNTFHVITEDTLVERLFCCWDREIEGVIRLEPWIMGLDVFLRGSLRDRITFCFRVYDLNNDGYITKDEIFQLLKNCLIKQPGEEDPDEGVKDLSELALKKLDVDHDGKISFRDYETAIKEEPLLLEAFGQCLPTEENCAAFLATLQP, from the exons ATGTCCGAGCGACGGAGCGCCACGTCGACGGGGGAAGATCAGTCAgccgtcggcgtcggcgtcggcgtcggcgtcggcgccGAGCGTGCGACCAGCATAAGCGTTCGTGCCGGCGCGACGCTCATGAAGAGCGTTTCCCTGTTCCTGACGAGCGGTCGCAAGGCATCTGTCAACTCGAAACGGCAGAGCACGTCCGGCAAAGGCGAGCCGCCGAGAAGGAGACGTCGTAAAAGGATGCCGGAAGGCGGGGGCGCGAGAAACTCCGCGTACATCGTCAAAGTGATCGAgtctcttaaaaaaaagacaagatTCTCCAG AGTGGAGTTAGATAGTCTCTGCAAACTTTACAAGAAATTAACTACCAATTCGAATCAACAACAAGTTGAACGATCGATATCCATTGGTAGAAGGCCACAATCGAGGTCAGCTGTCGAG GGAATCGACAGGAGTATTTTTCGAGAACTCCTCCACAATACATTTCACGTGATTACGGAGGATACTTTAGTGGAGCGTCTATTCTGCTGCTGGGATCGAGAGATCGAGGGCGTGATTCGATTGGAGCCTTGGATCATGGGACTTGACGTGTTTTTGCGAGGCAGTCTACGTGACAGGATCACTTTCTGCTTTCGTGTATACGACCTGAATAACGATGGATATATCACAAAGGACGAAATCTTTCAATTACTCaa AAACTGCTTGATAAAACAGCCTGGTGAAGAGGATCCAGATGAAGGAGTGAAAGACTTATCGGAACTGGCCTTGAAGAAACTCGACGTCGATCACGATGGTAAAATATCGTTCCGTGATTATGAAACGGCAATTAAAGAAGAACCGTTGTTATTAGAAGCATTCGGACAATGTTTGCCTACCGAAGAAAACTGTGCAGCCTTTTTGGCGACGCTTCAACCCTGA
- the LOC140674746 gene encoding uncharacterized protein has product MWPGTSVLIIINPLILLVYSLPTNIDWNDLQYDPDSVAQNENVLKLFLQLAVHTANRLMHLRNETDKDYDCNGRNDNLSPSITEAPVMQSLLQANPERPDESPNEIQNHSFIIDSEIKSNDQVLQENLDKDQTALHNSIQSQELYDPSSFQVTDVAPNSKAKRNLIPMLVQNVQSTASDIVKRNHDVHKPDTSQKAINLHTTSNSLNADEFSSNEQHSQNSTVNESENVQESAPVEVGQRFFGIDIAKNIPDMNIINDLHKNVNQLNQWSQNIQEQLDRNNGNDINEPADASEGNNKKTENNNLSENSKAENSDRQSVPISDEIIKPEAFENINGMRTNEQLNSKNLFQENKISEFSKEFAIEKPLNQLESHALQISSITEYQDKNSSNTQDLQDFANINRFNLEKPKELQNNLSTNIRMRRSIEHRNTRVDKFIKLE; this is encoded by the exons ATGTGGCCGGGCACCTCGGTTTTGATCATTATTAACCCGTTGATTCTTTTG gttTATTCTTTGCCGACAAACATCGATTGGAATGATTTGCAGTATGATCCAGATTCGGTTGCTCAAAATGAGAATGTTTTGAAGCTTTTTCTACAATTGGCAGTGCATACGGCAAATCGTTTAATGCATTTGAGAAATGAAACTGATAAAGACTACGATTGTAATGGACGCAACGATAATTTATCACCTTCGATAACTGAAGCTCCCGTAATGCAATCGTTACTTCAAGCAAATCCAGAACGGCCTGACGAGAGTCCAAACGAAATTCAGAATCACTCATTTATCATTgattctgaaataaaaagtaatgaccaagttttacaagaaaatttgGATAAAGATCAAACAGCTCTCCACAATTCTATACAATCACAGGAATTGTATGATCCAAGTAGCTTTCAAGTTACTGATGTTGCACCCAATTCAAAGGCGAAGAGGAATTTAATACCAATGCTTGTACAAAATGTTCAAAGCACAGCATCTGATATTGTCAAACGTAATCACGATGTCCATAAACCTGATACTTCGCAAAaagcaattaatttacatacaacAAGCAATTCATTAAATGCGGATGAATTTAGTTCTAACGAACAACATTCTCAGAATTCAACAGTAAACG AATCAGAAAATGTGCAGGAGTCGGCGCCTGTCGAAGTGGGTCAACGATTCTTTGGCATCGatatagcaaaaaatattccggatatgaatattataaatgatttacACAAGAATGTGAATCAACTTAACCAATGGTCACAAAATATACAAGAGCAGTTAGATAGAAACAATG GAAATGACATTAATGAGCCAGCTGATGCATCTgaaggaaataataaaaaaacagaaaataacaatttgtCGGAAAATTCGAAAGCAGAGAACAGCGATAGACAATCTGTTCCTATCAGtgatgaaataataaagcCGGAAGcatttgaaaatatcaatGGAATGAGAACAAATGAACAATTAAATTCgaagaatttatttcaagaaaacaAAATCAGTGAATTTTCGAAAGAATTTGCGATTGAGAAACCACTCAATCAATTGGAATCTCATGCATTACAAATATCGTCGATTACAGAATATCAAGACAAGAATTCGAGCAACACGCAGGATTTACAAGATTTTGCAAACATAAACAGATTTAATTTGGAAAAACCAAAGGAACTTCAAAATAATCTATCCACTAATATCAGGATGAGACGATCAATTGAACATCGAAATACTCGCgtggataaatttattaaattagaataa